In the Callospermophilus lateralis isolate mCalLat2 chromosome 7, mCalLat2.hap1, whole genome shotgun sequence genome, CATAGGATCCTGAAAAGAGAAGTAAGGCCCCAAAGAAGCTTTCACTATAGTCTTCAGTTACTATCTTCAAAACGGTAGTAGTGTTATCTGACAAAGTTGTAGGTCTCCATTCTCCTGTCTCTACTTCAGTGAGAGCTGATGGTATTTTTCCACCTGCTGGTCAAAGCTTTTGGAAGAGAACCCTGCCTGgaaaaagttcactggagtcagaAGGTATTTTAGTGCCAAACTCCTGAACTCAGTAACTAGAAGCGGGGCAGCCTTGCTGCTGTGAGATGGGGGAGAATCATGGCTTATCCAATCACTCTGGTCCCCTGTGGCTGCTGGGCCATTATTGTCTTCCCTAGGTATCAAGGGTGGATCTAAGCCAATTTCCTCCCTGGGTTTTGGAGAGATAAATTTCTCATCTGGAGTCTTTAACTGCACTGAAAATCCCAAGGGGGCAGTCAACACAGTCACCATCTTCTGGGATTCACAAAAAGGAGCTGCCTTGTCCCATTCTTGGCTGCAGAGGTCTGGGAAAAACTGCTTCTTGACCCTCAAAGAACAGGGGTGGTGTTGCTTCTCAAAGTCCCTTGGCCAGGGAGAAAGGTTTTCTTTCTTGGCCTTCTTAGAGTCCCTGTCAGCTTGCGATTGATCAGTGTTTTCCTCAGGGGTCTCAAACACAACACCCTGGATTCTTGgcctctttagcttcctttctaacaGCCAGAGAAAGCTTGGTTTTCTAGAGGAGGAACTCATGTATTGCTGCACAGAGTCCGGAATCAGGGGCATAGAGAGCCTGGGACTCAGGCTGTCCTTAAAGTAGTCTCCACAGGGCTGTCGACTGACAATGGGCAGGACCTGACAAGGCTTCAGTGCTGCAACAAATGTACGAAGCTCAGAGTAGGAGGAATGGTCAGAGTAAGGGATAATATGGATATCAGGATGAGAAGTGTGAATTTTTCGGCTTGTGGGAAGAATAGCAATGGTAGGGTGGGACTGATTCCAATGCAGCATGGAGGAACGGCAGATCTCTGTATGGTCCACAGCATGGATGCAGCCAGCCTTCTCTTCCACTGTGAAGACATCTGCCAGGCCCAGCAGCTGCACCAACTCCAGACGCCGGGGACTCAATACCACCCAGGTCCGAAACTCTAGGGCCAGTTGCTCCAGCAATGACTCTTTTCCTAGACTATAGAGTCCTAAATAATGTTAAAAGGATTAGGAAAAGTAAAAGGAGAGAATGAAGCTATTGGAGAATCCTAATAAATCAACCAAATGtttagcaaaaataaaaaattcatggGGAAAACCAGGGAATCAAATCAGGGAGGAGGTGGCATTCAAGCTGAGATAAAATGGAAAATGGAGGACAGGAGCAAACACAATCTACTCATTCATTCAGTTCAACAAGAGAAAGCACCTACCAAGTGTGAGGAACTGCAAAAACTAACAAACTATAAAAAGGTCTCGATCTTCCAGGAATGCCATCTGGACCCAGAAACAATGCAATCAAGAACAATAATAGAGATATACATACAGTGTTAGGAGGGCACAGAAGAGTAGCTAACAGCCTATGGAATTAGGGAGTTTCTGAAAAATGACAGCTGAACTAAGTCTAAGAATTGGTTAGGATTAATCTGGCAAGGAAAGGTTATGCCAGAAAACATTTTaagaggaatta is a window encoding:
- the Dclre1b gene encoding 5' exonuclease Apollo codes for the protein MNGVLIPHTPIAVDFWSLRRASTARLFFLSHMHSDHTVGLSSTWARPLYCSPITAHLLHRHLQVSKQWIRTLEVGESHVLPLDETGRETMTVTLIDANHCPGSVMFLFEGYFGTILYTGDFRYTPSMLKEPALTLGKQIHTLYLDNTNCNPALVLPSRQEAAQQIIRLIRKYPQHNIKIGLYSLGKESLLEQLALEFRTWVVLSPRRLELVQLLGLADVFTVEEKAGCIHAVDHTEICRSSMLHWNQSHPTIAILPTSRKIHTSHPDIHIIPYSDHSSYSELRTFVAALKPCQVLPIVSRQPCGDYFKDSLSPRLSMPLIPDSVQQYMSSSSRKPSFLWLLERKLKRPRIQGVVFETPEENTDQSQADRDSKKAKKENLSPWPRDFEKQHHPCSLRVKKQFFPDLCSQEWDKAAPFCESQKMVTVLTAPLGFSVQLKTPDEKFISPKPREEIGLDPPLIPREDNNGPAATGDQSDWISHDSPPSHSSKAAPLLVTEFRSLALKYLLTPVNFFQAGFSSKSFDQQVEKYHQLSLK